The DNA region taatatattattatatatatgtatactatacatatatatatatatatatatatataatattcataatatatagtGTTAAGTTGTATTctaaatatgtatatattatatttatatataataaatataggATGTGTTAAtcattaaaatttattatctatgatgaagaattatattaaaaaaaaaaataaaatatttatgtaaaaattaagcattaaaataaaaaaaaaaaatcaaaggattaaaaaaaaaaaaaaaaaaaaaaaaaaaaatacaatacaaaaaatatatatataatattatagggaagaaaataaaaaaatatatataaaatttttgatgattatattaatatggAAATGATGAATATAGTTCAAGTGCAAACAAGccataaataaaaattaaattaaataaatagaaaaaaattataaatgtcataaaataagaatatataaatataaataaataaatatatatatatatatatatatatatatacatatgaacaaaacatataaaataaatacatatatacatacatatatgtatgtatagATGTGAATCACATTTGGTTTTATAACAGTAGATTTATGTAAgaacatttatatatatataatatattatgaaaattGTAAAAGCTTGAAAGTTATGAAAAATTGTCTTTTTTTCACGTATAAGTATAAACAAAATGGTGTTTCATTCTTTAAATcatttttgattttttcaaaattttcTGGTGAAATATTTTGTAGAAATATTCACATTCAATTAAActtaagaaaaaaaaaaaatgtagaaagaaaaaataatggTTATAATAGTTATACTACAACATGTATAGATTATGCTGAAAATAAAGGAATGTctgatattattttaaagGACAAGAATACTTATTTCGCACAtggatatataaataatgaattatataataatgatgtagataaaaaaaaaattatattaaataataataataataataaaatacattCTGTTTTTGTTCAGtcattaaaaaattataatttgtttaatatatatttggataaaataagaaaatgtaattgtcataataataagggtatgaaaaaaaagataatcaatattaatagcataaaatattttggcaattatattttcttatacAATATAGATGCCTTACTCATATATGCAACACACAAATTTCATatgtttttaaaagaaaaaaataaaaaaggatCTCATTCtttatcaaatatatttaatatttacatagaacactttataaatatttttataaaatttaatattattttagaagatttttttttatttagaGGAGAAGAGAATTGTGAggaatattttaataatatattggatatatatataaaatataatccacatattttaatgataagacaaaaaaataaaaaaaatgatgataaaataatataccacaatacatattataatgaagaCTTCTTTATAAAggttttaaaaataattaaaatattcaatCAGTTTAAATTCTTTAGTaaattgaaaaatattgacattaattattatttacaaaaatCAACGAAGAATTCATATTATCCTAATATATTGCATCCTGtcaaaaataatacaaataacGATAATAAATATCTAACTACAAATAAGAGAGATGAAAATGAAGTGTTCTATGAATGTATGCATTTTTCTGATGAAACTGATTGTATAAGTAAGGagaattataaatttttagaatgtttaaaaatttttgaTGACAATATTATGAATGAAATTGGATTAGAAGAATACTTCAGAAATAAAAGTCAAGAAGAACACAAAAAAAggatgaaaaaaaaaaataacaatagggataatattaaaaatattgatgatgtagatgttatatttaaagaaCAAACAATTGAAGGTACACATATGGttaataagaaaaatgaattatatataaatcagaatgataatgatgataatattattcttcatttaaaatatatgagATCTTTTAGTTCTATCTTAAAAtgtttaataaaatatttaaatgaagaTGGTATATCcaaattatttatgtattgTACTAATTTATTCGATAAAAACATGGATAAAgatattatttctttttataaaagtatGTATGAGCACGTTAAcaaaatgaacaaaattagtaataaaaacattgcttatatattaaatggttgtaatttttatttaccttctgaaaatataaatttaataaaacatatatcaaatgatatattaaaaaatactagagttatttattataaggaaaacaaaaaaacatttaaaaaaaatataaataatattgtaCCATCACATTTAgaaaatatcatatatacattttcAAAAAATCGATATAaggataaaaaaatgttttctttatttagtcaagttataaaagaaaaatgtCAAGGTTTTTCTTGTATCACtactataaatatattatatagttttgctaatttaaattatgaaGAACTAGTATTTGATATActttatgaaaaaataaaaacttttgattttatatcatttatgATGTGTAAAGgattaaatataattaaattaataaataccttattattaatagaaaatagacattttcataaaaattacataaaaaaaatttatcCTTTTATATTAACGCATACTCAAATTAATAGATTATGTGAAGAAgcaaaaatattaaaggATTACAAAAATATTGGTTCGTTTAAAAACGATAATACACaaataatagaaaaaaaaaaagatataatacCAACAAACGatatatatctaataacagatataatgatatataaaaccCTGCTCgtttcattattatatgaaaaaaaatgttttaaatatttagataataatatatgtgaaAATAGAATtgtagatatatataaaaaattaataaggctaaatataatttgtgtaaagaacaaaaatgattttattattttaaagaatatcttaaaaaagaattatggaaatttaaatatcaacgaatttgataaatattttgttttttcatttattaatgcaaatatgaataaaataaacattCATAAATTAATCTATATGTTGcaacaatataataaattaattaatgaaatgaatataaaaaatgaaagtacaaaaaaaaaaaaaaaaaaaaaattcatataaattattaattaaataaatatatacacacacatatatatatatatatatatatatatatatatatatatatatatatatattatatacatatttatttttttgtggtgagaatttttttttaatttttagtaacataaaaaaaaaaaaaataacaagagactcttttatttgttataattagatatatattcattaaatatatatatatatatatatatatatatatatatattttatttatatatttatacatatgtataatatattccTACATTTATGTGTCCATGTCAAAGTACTTATTCAAGTACTGAGTATAATCTTCTTCTTCACTTGAATAGAAATTATAGTCATCGAAGTTTTCTTCTACATTATTATCTAGTTTGTTATCCCCATTTTGAgtatcattattatttttcaaatattcATCTTTTATTGTTTGTTGAGATGATTTAATATCTTGATTATTGGTACTTGCGTTATTTGTAAgatcattattattatgaatattttgGTTATTAGGATTATCCATATATGATTTTAAATTATTGTTTTGGTTATTTTTGGctatatttattaatttaaaaaagcTATCTgctttattatatttaaaatcTAACTTAATAATATCTATAATACCATTAATAAACCATggataattatttttttttattaaattatctatatttattttatgatCCGTATTATCAAAAGTATGATATTTATGAATTAATAATTccattaaataatttttattattataaagaaatCTAATTTTATCGTCTTTTGTTAGAACATTATCTActtctttattatattcatctGCATTATTAATACTATTATCGATTTTTACATGTTTAAATTTACATGCAGGATTATGAcatgaattatatataacattattaCGACAATAAAATAGTTCATAATCATGAGAAAAGATACAATTTTGTTTATGACATGTACCTTTAACTaaaaatttacataatttggatattttatatattggAATAACATCATGTGAATAAGTACATTTATCATTATGTATACATTTTCctttcttaaaaaaaaatttacatgtttctttttttggTTCATACTTAAAATTATCAAAAGTGTTTTCTGTCttgttaatttttttattttttatctttttaGTTATATCAGGACTTATAtctacatttttttttttcttctttttcttcttttttttaaaccCAACAAGAGCATTCTTGGTTGTATTCCctataaaacaaaaaatgcaacatatatatatatagtatatattatgtatatatgtatttgtatatatatatgtaataatattttccaTTTTGTGGTATACCTGTTATGTCAgatattttttctaaaatCTCCTTGTCgtttattttttccatcaagtaataatattataatatatattattatatatatataatattttatatttaaaaaaaaaggataaaaaaaaaaattactacaataaaatttattcaaagtaaaaattatatatatataatattatgttaacattcattttttaattatttatataaaacatattttataaaaaataaatatatttgctatatatatatgtatattaaaatatataataagaagaattactgatcaatttttttatttttttttttaatctatattttagttattattatatatttttgttacCATTTCTTTGGGCATAATTTATTAagattttattttacatattttatatgaaatatattttctaaatattgtattaaaatatatcatatatatataaaaataaattagTTATGATGTATAAAGcgtataaaaaaaaaaatatatgtatatataatatataaaaaattgcatatattatatatataattatatatttgatgtattatgaaaaaatatagaatatatttacatgtgggtcatttattatatacattttatataatattttattgtactgtattttattttattttattattattattatttttttttacaacGTTATTTTTAAGctaataaataaaaacaattttatgtaaaaatatatatgttacttaaattttttcctttaaaaattttttttttttttatatatatatatttaaaaaaaataaaataaataaaataacatttgtatgtataacatattatgagttaagaaatttttatcctattttttaaaaaaaataataataacaaattaaatatatttattttaccctacattttattataatttattataactAAGGGTTTCTTCTATAATTATTTTGGTATGTctttcaaatatatatatatattgatattatCTGTGCtcttaaaaatatattgataaaaaatttaaaatattgtatttcttttttaatatacaaataatatcCTGATTAAAATGTCTAACTGtcctttttctttttttttattcttttttccttttcttGGTATTTTCTACATGGTCCTTTTAACACACTATGCATTAAaattctttcttttttattaagaCATAATAGGCATgtaatacatatatatatatattatatatatgtattattttttcttgtctatatattcaaaaataaagaaacataattaaatatataatatatattataatataaatgtaataaaaaaaaaaaaaaaaaaaaaaaggaaaaataaaagttccattaaaattattataaataaatatataaagaacATTAAAATgttaagaaaaaaaaatgaagtTACTAAAATAGGTGCTGCAGTTAAAGATCCAATAAATGTAAAATCTTACACAAAAGAGAATAAAATAAccaatataaataataataaaccaattgataataagaagaaaaaaaagaaaaagaaaaaagtaACAAAAGATAAGATCCAAAAAGAAGAACATGTCGAAATAActgaaaaaaaagaattagtagaaaattataaaataaatacatatgaTGAAAGTGACAACAAAATATCAAGTCatattgtattatatataaaattaaaagaagaagaaaaattaaatgatttgctaaaaaagtattataatgataaatacAATCCACTATTTTATATTGAATTTGATATAgatatatgtatttataacatttttttcacGTTATCTAATTCTAAGGGTTTATgtatgaataataaaaatgattaCATGTTGTtgagaaaaaaacaatctatttatttttataacatattaaatTGTAAATGTTTAAAtactatattatattacttGAAAGAATTTTTTAAGGACTATCAAATGGATGATTTTGAAAATGTGTGTGAAACATTACAGTTaacttatttttttttctttcttttatGGATAGATACCCatgaattatataacaatataataaaaaagtttTGTTTAGAttcatttaaaattatatttatgtttaaatattatttatacgaaaaatatataagctacaataataaatgtatcttgaataaatttatgttattaaataaaatagagaatgaaaattatcataatgattttttttcatttgaaAACAAACTAATTTGTAATTTGCCGTGTAACAATGAATTCATATTTGAACATTTGAGTATCAAGATATATTCTCCTGTAAATTTGGAGAAAAGGTATTTTATGAGTatacttataaaaaataagtcctatgaatatataaacgATATGTTATTTTTGGAGTTATTCAAAGTGcatataataacaaattctaatattaatgctaaagataaattaattaatacACAGAATgatatatcaaatatttGCCATAATACAATATGTCGTGATGTGAATGGAACTATAATATCAGcttttaatttaaaagataGTTCAAGTGTGTTGTTACtaaatgattataaaaaaagtatatttgagttagaagaaaagaataataattttaaatatgagTACATTGTTGAAATACCtgattatatttatgaCCATGATGAGGTGGATGTATGTTTTATAgaatataagaataatgTAAAATATAGGCATTTGTGTGAAGCCGAAATTTTGTTACAGACAAAAAATGAAACATTATTTGTTAACCCtaatatgataaaaacATACAATGGAATGGATacaaatgaatataaagaagaaaataaaagagAAGGATATTTAATTTCACCAAATATAGAAgagataaatataattaatacTAATGgagaaaataaagaagatattataacaacaatgaatgataatatttgtttattaaatacaaacatggatgataataaaaagatgCAAATAGGGAAgaataatgaaaatttagaaaataacaataatattaatattaataatatgaataattgttatataaatagtCCCAATAATTTAAACCTAAATGATGAATATGAATCAACCCTCTTATATAATGAACgtttaattaataataacgaaataaatatatggaaggttcaaaataaaaaattcaaattaaataataagacatatttaaaaatatattcaaaaagAATAGGAAATTActatattaatttaaataatattaacaatatTCCTTATAAAAATTGGAGTATTGAATTTATGGataatatcataataataaaaataaaaaataaaatggaTATAGAATTTGTATTTCATATAACGAGTTATGGTATATTACTTATAGATAACAAGAtagatattttaaaagatttatataatatctttttGGATGTACCAATGTTACTTttattaatgaaaaaaaagggAATAAACTTTTTGATTACTAATATAGAAATACAGAAAATAATGTgtgaaaaatattttgtagAAATAGATAAAACAGAGcaaaatataattcatgatattttattatcttttaaatttatgaatttttattcatCTAATGAAAAATTAGATAACTCAAGAATGATAATCAAATTAAAGGTGAATGAAACAAATGTTATGAACAAATTAGGCGgtatattaaatgaatcTATAGATATAATTTATGGAAAGACACACTGCAggtaataaaaatataataaatacgAACAAATTTGTGttataacaataatattaaatatatatatatatatatatatatatatatatatgtatttcTTTTCAGAATTTACATTACTGAAATGAATGAATATCAAAAGAAGCTTAAGAAGcatttaataaaacatacgtctttattattttgcTTATTCGAATTATGtgaatacatatatttgtttcatcataaaaaagaaaaaataatattaagtgaaaataataaacacGAAAAAAATATGCAGGATCGAGAAGATGATAATGAggaagataataaaaatgatataaaatatttacaaaatttattaattaatatatttaattataataacattaaaaaaattaaaaatgtaacaaaagaaaatgataacaatattaattatacaataccaaatgaaaatattaacataaTGGCGGATCAATATAATGATATCCTCAATTTTAATGAGATGAcatatcatttatatttattcttaaAACTCACCAAAATGGTTTTattaacaaatatataaatataaaataatatacatatatatatatatatatatatatatatatatatatatatttatatattaaatttatccatttcctttttataaattaaaaggTTATTTCTGCAGCCCTCAGTGCGTCCTTctgaaaaataaaaaaacaaaattaataaaCATCATATAGTATCTATCATATATTCNNNNNNNNNNNNNNNNNNNNNNNNNNNNNNNNNNNNNNNNNNNNNNNNNNNNNNNNNNNNNNNNNNNNNNNNNNNNNNNNNNNNNNNNNNNNNNNNNNNNtattatattttatatatatattatataatttggCGTTTGTGAAATATGATTTGAATATAAGTATGGTTATAactataataatatttacaaaataaatttgttgcattttattttttttttttttttttttctaaaattttatatttgtcataattacatttttgtatttttatatatttgcaattttaatatttgattttacttattttttttttttttttttttaattttatcaagatatattattattttatttttttttttttttttttttaaattttatcaagatatattattataatggcataatataaaagcaatatacatttaattttattttcttttttctttttttatttaatacaACATGGAATTATCATACAATTATAGtcaagaaaaaaaaaaaaaatgcaataaaataaaaaaataagagatatattttgtaaaaatatgaaaCCGATATTTATAAGGCATTGTCTTATATGTagtttatataaattatgcATTTGGTAgttttaatatttatgtatatttttaattacatatattatctgtgtatatgtatatacaaTTTGGATACGTATATGTAACTTGTTGAAATAGCATAAGTTATACACACgtgtaaaatatatattatatgtccatatatatatatatatatatatatatatatatatattggtggaaataagaaaatattttttttttttttttttttaagaaaagaaaaaagtacaattgtatttataaaattgatattaatatacatttatattatattactatGGAAACAAAAACAGAACAAGAAGATagaataaagaaaaaagaaaacaatGATCAAGAagtattaaataaaaagtcGAACAATCCTAAGGAGAAACATGAGAAATGTCAGaaacttttttattttaatgaatcatatgaaaataaaaattctGATACAAATTCGAATATTATGAGTAATacatatgaaaatatgTATGAAGATTTTTCATCCAATTATGATGATAGTGCATGTAAATCTAATGATGATTTAACtgaattttatttatataatgaaattaataatcataaatataataataatttatatgatttttatttaagtaagtttaataaaaatgcTGAGGAAAAACAGAAGATGAAAAACGCCAAACATCATTTTATGGACAAAATAActtatttgaaaaaaaaagaaaagaacaacaaaaatgatcataataacacaatgaataataaaagcaatattaaaaattattatagtggaaataataagaattatagtaataataataataacaataataataatagttgta from Plasmodium gaboni strain SY75 chromosome 14, whole genome shotgun sequence includes:
- a CDS encoding putative zinc finger protein; protein product: MEKINDKEILEKISDITGNTTKNALVGFKKKKKKKKKKNVDISPDITKKIKNKKINKTENTFDNFKYEPKKETCKFFFKKGKCIHNDKCTYSHDVIPIYKISKLCKFLVKGTCHKQNCIFSHDYELFYCRNNVIYNSCHNPACKFKHVKIDNSINNADEYNKEVDNVLTKDDKIRFLYNNKNYLMELLIHKYHTFDNTDHKINIDNLIKKNNYPWFINGIIDIIKLDFKYNKADSFFKLINIAKNNQNNNLKSYMDNPNNQNIHNNNDLTNNASTNNQDIKSSQQTIKDEYLKNNNDTQNGDNKLDNNVEENFDDYNFYSSEEEDYTQYLNKYFDMDT
- a CDS encoding hypothetical protein (conserved Plasmodium protein, unknown function); amino-acid sequence: MKNCLFFTYKYKQNGVSFFKSFLIFSKFSGEIFCRNIHIQLNLRKKKNVERKNNGYNSYTTTCIDYAENKGMSDIILKDKNTYFAHGYINNELYNNDVDKKKIILNNNNNNKIHSVFVQSLKNYNLFNIYLDKIRKCNCHNNKGMKKKIININSIKYFGNYIFLYNIDALLIYATHKFHMFLKEKNKKGSHSLSNIFNIYIEHFINIFIKFNIILEDFFLFRGEENCEEYFNNILDIYIKYNPHILMIRQKNKKNDDKIIYHNTYYNEDFFIKVLKIIKIFNQFKFFSKLKNIDINYYLQKSTKNSYYPNILHPVKNNTNNDNKYLTTNKRDENEVFYECMHFSDETDCISKENYKFLECLKIFDDNIMNEIGLEEYFRNKSQEEHKKRMKKKNNNRDNIKNIDDVDVIFKEQTIEGTHMVNKKNELYINQNDNDDNIILHLKYMRSFSSILKCLIKYLNEDGISKLFMYCTNLFDKNMDKDIISFYKSMYEHVNKMNKISNKNIAYILNGCNFYLPSENINLIKHISNDILKNTRVIYYKENKKTFKKNINNIVPSHLENIIYTFSKNRYKDKKMFSLFSQVIKEKCQGFSCITTINILYSFANLNYEELVFDILYEKIKTFDFISFMMCKGLNIIKLINTLLLIENRHFHKNYIKKIYPFILTHTQINRLCEEAKILKDYKNIGSFKNDNTQIIEKKKDIIPTNDIYLITDIMIYKTLLVSLLYEKKCFKYLDNNICENRIVDIYKKLIRLNIICVKNKNDFIILKNILKKNYGNLNINEFDKYFVFSFINANMNKINIHKLIYMLQQYNKLINEMNIKNESTKKKKKKKFI
- a CDS encoding putative zinc finger protein; this translates as KDALRAAEITF
- a CDS encoding hypothetical protein (conserved Plasmodium protein, unknown function), with the translated sequence MLRKKNEVTKIGAAVKDPINVKSYTKENKITNINNNKPIDNKKKKKKKKKVTKDKIQKEEHVEITEKKELVENYKINTYDESDNKISSHIVLYIKLKEEEKLNDLLKKYYNDKYNPLFYIEFDIDICIYNIFFTLSNSKGLCMNNKNDYMLLRKKQSIYFYNILNCKCLNTILYYLKEFFKDYQMDDFENVCETLQLTYFFFFLLWIDTHELYNNIIKKFCLDSFKIIFMFKYYLYEKYISYNNKCILNKFMLLNKIENENYHNDFFSFENKLICNLPCNNEFIFEHLSIKIYSPVNLEKRYFMSILIKNKSYEYINDMLFLELFKVHIITNSNINAKDKLINTQNDISNICHNTICRDVNGTIISAFNLKDSSSVLLLNDYKKSIFELEEKNNNFKYEYIVEIPDYIYDHDEVDVCFIEYKNNVKYRHLCEAEILLQTKNETLFVNPNMIKTYNGMDTNEYKEENKREGYLISPNIEEINIINTNGENKEDIITTMNDNICLLNTNMDDNKKMQIGKNNENLENNNNININNMNNCYINSPNNLNLNDEYESTLLYNERLINNNEINIWKVQNKKFKLNNKTYLKIYSKRIGNYYINLNNINNIPYKNWSIEFMDNIIIIKIKNKMDIEFVFHITSYGILLIDNKIDILKDLYNIFLDVPMLLLLMKKKGINFLITNIEIQKIMCEKYFVEIDKTEQNIIHDILLSFKFMNFYSSNEKLDNSRMIIKLKVNETNVMNKLGGILNESIDIIYGKTHCRIYITEMNEYQKKLKKHLIKHTSLLFCLFELCEYIYLFHHKKEKIILSENNKHEKNMQDREDDNEEDNKNDIKYLQNLLINIFNYNNIKKIKNVTKENDNNINYTIPNENINIMADQYNDILNFNEMTYHLYLFLKLTKMVLLTNI